Within the Catalinimonas niigatensis genome, the region TCCGGAAAAATCTCATTTACCTTTGCATTAGCAAAATCCTCGTATCTGACAAAACGGCTCTTAATCTCGTTTAGCTGTGAACTTAGCTCTTCTTTGGTTGCAAATAAGTATTCCTTTCCCTGAATATAATGCGTCATCAACTGCTCTACGCTCCCATTCTGGTCTATATCTTTTATGTACAATTTAACTGGCTCATCGGGAGAACTTTTGAGTCGGGAGTTCAACCCCAGGTTGCCACATATCAGATCGGGGTCACCATCCTGGTCTATATCTGCTACTTCTATGGTGTTCCACCAGCCGTGGGTCTGTGCAAGTGAGGCAATTTCTGCATGCCTAAGGACTCCCTTTTCATTTTTAAAGATAGTAACTGGCATCCACTCACCCACTACAATCAAATCGGTGTATCCATCACCATCCACATCAGTCCAGGCGGCATCTTTGACCATGCCTATTTTTGAAAGTGCGGGGCCTACTTCCTCTGTGATGTCTGTAAAGTTTCCTTTTCCATCATTTTCCAGCAGATAGCTTTGGGGTACCTTTCCGTAGTTACGGCTTACTACCCTTCCTCCAACAAAGAGGTCCTCATCTCCATCCTGATCATAGTCAGCATGTATGACTGTTGATCCATTTACGTATACTTGAGGAATTGCCTTGCGATCTCTGGTAAAATTTCCTTCGCCATCATTCCTGTACAACCTTAGCAGCAAAGCTTCTTCTTCTCCCTGAAACTCATTACCACCGCTCACAACGATCAGGTCCAGATCACCATCACCATCTACGTCTATGAGTTCTGCTCCTACATCTTCTGCCAGACTATCTGCTTCCAGTGCAGTTTGCTGTAGTTTCTGAAAGCTTTCCTCCGTCTGCACATACACTGCTCCCGGTTGCCACTTGGCTCCCCCGATAAAGAAATCCTCTTTCTGGTCTCCATTGATGTCCCCTACTGCCATCTTGGGGCCTTCGGTAGAAGACATATGAGGCACAAGTGCTTCCCGATTAAATTCTATAAAGGTGTTTTCTTCGTGCTTGTATCCGATTTTTAAGCTGTCAGAAACATCTTCAAAGTAGGTAGATTGGCTTTTGCTGAAATCATATTTGCCCTGTGCATTGACCTGCTCCAGTACTAGCGTAGTATCCGCAACTACATCCCGCAACACTTCATACTGATGGTCTGGCCATACGACTATCAAAGAATCTATTTTCTCTCTCTCGCCCAGCCCTACGATGATATCCGTAGGTACCGAAGACTGGTACCCACGTGTGGCATATACCTCCTGGATGATGGTCTGCGAATCCAGCGGAATGATAATGCGGGCTCCGATTCCTTTTGTATTGGGCGCTTTTCCGTTAAAGGCAAGCTTCAGATAGTGGGGTTTTTCCGCTTCTTTAGTGAGATCAATGGTGCGGTTTTTATAGATAAAAGCTTCCTGATCAATATTGTTGGTTACCAGATCAAGATCACCGTCATTGTCCAGGTCTGCATATACTGCTCCATTGGAAAAGGATTCGTGCCCCAGTCCCCATTCATTGGACATATTTTCAAAAGTTAACCCTCCTTTGTTTTGGAAGACAACATTGGGAATTTTGACGATGGGCATCTTTTCTACCAGCGCCATATCTTCACTGCTCAGGTCGCCTTCCAGCCGATGTTGCAAGGCATCGTTAGAAATATAATTGATATAATCCAGGTCATTGGATCTTCTCTTGATCCCATTGGCAATGTAGAGGTCTTTGTTACCATCCAGGTTCAGATCAGCCATCAGGCCAGACCAGCTCCAATCAGTAGCACTTGTACCCGTCAGGAGGCCAATTTCGCTAAAGTGTCCCTTCCCCATATTGAGTTGAAGGGTATTACGGGCAAACTGATGGTTGTATCCGTACTTTAGTTTGTAATTATAAACATCATAGGAATCCTCTCCGGCGGAAGTTTTCAGCTTCACCGGGTCAGAAGGCTGCATGTCTAATGACACCAGGTCGGGCAGTCCATCGTTGTTGATGTCACCAATGTCATTGCCCATAGAGAAGCGACTGGTATGCCGGATGTAATCTTCCAGTTTTTCGCTAAATGTTCCGTCCCCCTTATTGATATAGAGATAGTCATTCTCATGAAAATCATTGCCAATATAAATGTCAGGGTAGCCATCCCAGTTGACATCTCCTATTGTAATGCCTAAGCCGTAGCCCAATGCACTGCTGTAAATGCCACTGCTCTCGGTGACATCCGTAAATTTTCCATTGTCATTTCTGAGTAACTTATCACCGGCGAGCGGATGGGTTTCTTTTCTGAGGGTAGACTTACCAAAGGTTCCATTGGAGTGTACGGAGTGGTTGAGCATATACATGTCCAGATCCCCATCCAGGTCGTAATCAAAAAAGGCCGCCTGGGTACTGAAGCCTTTGAGGTCCAATCCATATTCAGCCGCTTTCTCTTCAAAAGTAGGAATGCCTTCACTATCATTCCCCATATTGATATACAATTGGTTTTTACCGCGGATATTCTGATAGTCTCCTAACTGGCTGACGTAGATATCCAGTCTGCCATCTCCGTTGACATCTGCCATCGTCACCCCGGTGGTCCAGCCCCCCTGACCTTCTACTTTTGTGCTTTCGGTAATATCCTGAAATTTAAAGTCTCCCTTATTCAGATAAAGCCGGTTATTTTCCAGATTGGATGTGAAGTATAGATCAGGCAGCCCATCTCCGTTGAGGTCGCCAGCTGCCACTCCCCCTCCATTATAGAAATAAAGGTAAGTGAAGATATTCATCTGAGGCGTTTCCGTCAGTGTGTTTTGAAAATCCACTCCGGTATAGGATGCAGGGAGCAGTTCAAATAGCTGCTCCGAATCTGATCCTCCTCCACAGGCTGCACTAACGATCAGAAAGAGAAAGGGCAGTATTCGCTTCTGAATTGCCTTGGTATTCATATATTTCCGGTAAATCATTATTTTTTGCTACGATAAGTAGCTTTTTATTTCCAATCGTCCTGGCCACTTGCATTTTACGCACTTCTCCATCTATCTGTAATCCGGTTTTTTCACCTTTTACCACCGATAAGTGTCCATCTACTTCTTTCAGCAATATTCCTGAATTGGCATCATAGCGTCCTTCTTCGGGCTTAACGCCTGAAAAATTGCCTGACAACACATAATCAGTCTGCGCATCCTGATTAAAATCATCGGCAATGATGGCAAATATGGGTGAGAACTGTACTTCATCCGGCAGATTCTGGAGGCTGTATGACCCATCCCCATTGTTGATCACCACTGCGGATTGTAACTGATGTACCTGATTTACGATAGCTTTTTCCAATTGATCAGGCTTAAAAACTTCCTGAAGGGTTTTTCCTGCATAGTCCTCATAGTAGGTAAACTCTTTTTTCAGGAAGTTGAGTTGCCTTACCAACTCATGGCGCAGTGCCATGGGATAGAGGCTGTCTCCCTTGTAGCAGGCGTACACATGATCTATGGTTTGGTTATTATCAAAATCATTGATGTAGAGTTCAACAGGCTTTTCTTTACTTGCTTTGAACATAGAGTTACTGCCCCAATTGCCCACGATAAAGTCTGCTTCACCATCTTCATTGACATCATCGACAGTGATGCTTCTCCACCATCCATTGGTTTTGGTCAGACCGGGTACATTGTTCAAACGCTCCAGGTTGGCTCCGTTATTTTTAAATAAAGTAATTGGCATCCAATCCCCTACAACCACCAGATCCAGATCATCGTCATTGTCAAAATCTACCCACTGGGCGTCAGTGACCATCCCCAGATTATTCAGACGAGGAGATACTCTGGCAGTAACATCGGTAAATGATCCATTCCCATTATTTTCCAAAATATAACTGGTGGCAGAGATACCATATTGCAGGGGCACTCCACGTATTCCTATAAAAAGATCCTGGTCGCCATCCTGATCATAGTCGGCATTTCTTACGCATGCGCCCATTGCAAATATCGGAGGCAGAGCCCCTTCGCTTCTCTTGTAGATAGGTTTACCATTCTCGGTGCTAAGTAAATAAAGCCTGTCCTGGTACTCACGTGCATTTTCTCTGAATGCATTGCCGCCACTCATCACATACAAGTCCATATCGCCATCATTGTCTGCGTCAAAGAAGATAGCGTCTACATCTTCGTAGATGCTGTCTTTTTCAAGCGCTGCCTGTGCGCTGGCACTGAAGCTTCCATCCATTTTTTGGACATAGAGTTTACCGGGCTTGCCACTGGCTCCTCCTATATAAAAGTCATCCAGCCCATCGTTGTTGATATCGCTTACTGCAAGGGCAGGACCCTCTTTGGATAACATATGATACACCAGACGCTGGTAGTCAAAATCTACGAAAAGATCTTCCTGGTGCCTGAAAGCAGGATTCAGCAAATTTTCTTTCTTTTGAAAAATGACTGTCTCCACTTTCTTTGAAGGTTGCTCTACCTCTGCATCTTTGATATCTAAAGTAAGGTGTTGATTTGCCGCTACCTTATACAGCTTTTGCACCTGATCATCATAGCCCCAGTATACCAGCAGGCTGTCAACTGTTTGTAAGCTATCCAAACCTATCAACATGGCATAGTCCATAGAAGACTGAAAACCTTTGGTTGGGATATTTTCCAGCATCATATGCTGATCCTTTACATAGGTATGCACACGTGCTCCTACCCCAAAACGGTTTTTTTCGGGGCCTAGCAGGGAAAGTTTCAGGTAGTTGTTGTTACCCTGCTCCCGGCTGTTGTTGCGATAGACAAATACTTTCTGGTTAACATTATTGACAATCAGATCCAGATCACCATCATTGTCCAGATCACCATAGGCTGCGCCGTTAGAAAAAGATGGCTCATCCAACCCCCAACTTGAGGATACATTTTCATAAGTGAGGCTGCTGTCTTTTTTGAAGAGGTAATTACTTAGTTTGTTGGAAGGCATTCTATCCACCAGTTCCTGGAAGTCCACTGTTTCTTTGCGCATGGCTTCCAGTATGGCTTCATCACTTCCGATGAAACTGATAAAATCCTGGTTGGTTACATCCTTGTAGACGCCATTGCTTACAAAGATTTCTTTGTTAAAATCATTGTCAAAATCTGCGATCAGAGCGCCCCAACTCCAGTCGGTAGCATGTACGCCGGCCAGTTGACCAATTTCTTTGAATGTACCATCTCCGCTATTGAGCTGAAGGGTATTGCGCATGTACTGCTCATAATAGTCGTTTCTTAACTTGGTCTGATGCACATCATATGACTCGAAATTGGTCATGGTTTTGAGGCGCTTATCGGTCTCCGGCAGCATATCAGTGACAAAGACTTCCGGATAACCATCGTTATTGAGATCAGCAGCATCAGCACCCATGGAGAAGTGGCTGATATGCCCCATGCGCTGCGGTAGCTCATCTTTAAAAGAACCATCTTTCTGGTTGATATAAAGATAATCTCTCTCAAAAAAATCATTGGATACATAAATGTCCAACCAGCCATCCTGATTGACATCAGTGATGGTTACACCCAATCCAAAACCAATGACACTTCCGTAAATCCCGGCTTCCTGGCTTACATCTACAAAACGTTCACCATCGTTTCTATACAATTTATCGCCTCCGGTACTATCTCTCTGATGTCTTATGTTTTCCAGGCCCAGGGTAGATACCGGACGGAATGAGTTGTTGAGGATATAGGCATCTAAATCACCGTCTTTGTCATAATCAAAAAATACTGCATGGGTGCTGAATCCCTTATCATCCAGTCCATAAGCTT harbors:
- a CDS encoding VCBS repeat-containing protein; amino-acid sequence: MKHAFWFIALVFWSCTGANDDDLFTRLSESESGIEFTNELQLTKDFDVFRYRNYYNGGGVAIGDVNNDGYSDVYLTANMQSNKLYLNRGGNTSGSFDFEDITETAAVGGEKIWSTGVSMADVNGDGLLDIYVCNSGDVMGGKRENELFINQGNDANGNPTFKEQAEAYGLDDKGFSTHAVFFDYDKDGDLDAYILNNSFRPVSTLGLENIRHQRDSTGGDKLYRNDGERFVDVSQEAGIYGSVIGFGLGVTITDVNQDGWLDIYVSNDFFERDYLYINQKDGSFKDELPQRMGHISHFSMGADAADLNNDGYPEVFVTDMLPETDKRLKTMTNFESYDVHQTKLRNDYYEQYMRNTLQLNSGDGTFKEIGQLAGVHATDWSWGALIADFDNDFNKEIFVSNGVYKDVTNQDFISFIGSDEAILEAMRKETVDFQELVDRMPSNKLSNYLFKKDSSLTYENVSSSWGLDEPSFSNGAAYGDLDNDGDLDLIVNNVNQKVFVYRNNSREQGNNNYLKLSLLGPEKNRFGVGARVHTYVKDQHMMLENIPTKGFQSSMDYAMLIGLDSLQTVDSLLVYWGYDDQVQKLYKVAANQHLTLDIKDAEVEQPSKKVETVIFQKKENLLNPAFRHQEDLFVDFDYQRLVYHMLSKEGPALAVSDINNDGLDDFYIGGASGKPGKLYVQKMDGSFSASAQAALEKDSIYEDVDAIFFDADNDGDMDLYVMSGGNAFRENAREYQDRLYLLSTENGKPIYKRSEGALPPIFAMGACVRNADYDQDGDQDLFIGIRGVPLQYGISATSYILENNGNGSFTDVTARVSPRLNNLGMVTDAQWVDFDNDDDLDLVVVGDWMPITLFKNNGANLERLNNVPGLTKTNGWWRSITVDDVNEDGEADFIVGNWGSNSMFKASKEKPVELYINDFDNNQTIDHVYACYKGDSLYPMALRHELVRQLNFLKKEFTYYEDYAGKTLQEVFKPDQLEKAIVNQVHQLQSAVVINNGDGSYSLQNLPDEVQFSPIFAIIADDFNQDAQTDYVLSGNFSGVKPEEGRYDANSGILLKEVDGHLSVVKGEKTGLQIDGEVRKMQVARTIGNKKLLIVAKNNDLPEIYEYQGNSEANTALSLSDR
- a CDS encoding VCBS repeat-containing protein, which produces MNTKAIQKRILPFLFLIVSAACGGGSDSEQLFELLPASYTGVDFQNTLTETPQMNIFTYLYFYNGGGVAAGDLNGDGLPDLYFTSNLENNRLYLNKGDFKFQDITESTKVEGQGGWTTGVTMADVNGDGRLDIYVSQLGDYQNIRGKNQLYINMGNDSEGIPTFEEKAAEYGLDLKGFSTQAAFFDYDLDGDLDMYMLNHSVHSNGTFGKSTLRKETHPLAGDKLLRNDNGKFTDVTESSGIYSSALGYGLGITIGDVNWDGYPDIYIGNDFHENDYLYINKGDGTFSEKLEDYIRHTSRFSMGNDIGDINNDGLPDLVSLDMQPSDPVKLKTSAGEDSYDVYNYKLKYGYNHQFARNTLQLNMGKGHFSEIGLLTGTSATDWSWSGLMADLNLDGNKDLYIANGIKRRSNDLDYINYISNDALQHRLEGDLSSEDMALVEKMPIVKIPNVVFQNKGGLTFENMSNEWGLGHESFSNGAVYADLDNDGDLDLVTNNIDQEAFIYKNRTIDLTKEAEKPHYLKLAFNGKAPNTKGIGARIIIPLDSQTIIQEVYATRGYQSSVPTDIIVGLGEREKIDSLIVVWPDHQYEVLRDVVADTTLVLEQVNAQGKYDFSKSQSTYFEDVSDSLKIGYKHEENTFIEFNREALVPHMSSTEGPKMAVGDINGDQKEDFFIGGAKWQPGAVYVQTEESFQKLQQTALEADSLAEDVGAELIDVDGDGDLDLIVVSGGNEFQGEEEALLLRLYRNDGEGNFTRDRKAIPQVYVNGSTVIHADYDQDGDEDLFVGGRVVSRNYGKVPQSYLLENDGKGNFTDITEEVGPALSKIGMVKDAAWTDVDGDGYTDLIVVGEWMPVTIFKNEKGVLRHAEIASLAQTHGWWNTIEVADIDQDGDPDLICGNLGLNSRLKSSPDEPVKLYIKDIDQNGSVEQLMTHYIQGKEYLFATKEELSSQLNEIKSRFVRYEDFANAKVNEIFPDNMLESAEVRYAYEFRSGIFINEGDMNFRFQPFPVQGQFTPLQALLVSDFDQDGAVDVLAAGNFYEVTIERGRYDADYGTLMMNEKGQGELKWIPNHQSGIYINGQVRDLKRIQYQGRTIIAIAKNKDSIQFIEQNAKPTQLHENPISSLAGTDY